GGGGATTCAGAATGTTGGGCCTCAGGCTGTAACATGGGTGTGGAATCACTGTTTACACATGAGCCTTTGTTTCAAAGTGAGATAAGAATGCAGCACAAAACTGTGAAGCCATaccatggtctttttttttttttggcagactgTGTGGTTTGgtgtttatttccttttatgGGACGATACACCTCACTGAAAGGGGTCATACACCTTtatgttaacatttagtatgttaaagaatgtgcTCTTCTTGTCAACTTTTGcaacttattttttttctatctgtTCCCTTCTTCTGCCTCATTCCAgaggaccatagcaaccagatagctagtgaaatttcaaatttgaaaatttttttcatttaaaaatgaataccaTTTGCCAGTTGTCTCATAATATCGTTGTATATATGTTATACTTATACAATCGGGCGGCACTTTagacaaaataaaacattgccttACACGTTTCTGGAAAaagactcccttaatcataggcatagcataatcatgcctatgattaagtgagTCTTTTTCCCCAAAACGTTTAATGGGATGTTGTTAATCCTCTTGCTGCAATAAACCTCTTCTTCTATGATTGTATTGCTGATTGGACCTATACTACAGTGGAGACGCTGGCGGCTATCACACGGAGCTGAACACAGGGGTATAGCGTGGTGGAGTGAGTCTAGATCGGTCAAATCTCTACTGACTTTAATACTTACAcattatacttaggggcagatttatcaaaggtcaaggtgaattttcgaatggataaaattcgaaattcaagctatttttttgtgtactttgggaatagtccaaattcgatttgaatttgaaaaaagtttgaatatcgaaatttatcatgtactgtctctttaaaaattcgacttcgaccattcgccatctaaaacctgccaaattgctgttttagcctatgggggacctcctagaacctatttggagtccattggcggactttgaaaaatcttttttttttttgggaaaaaccttgaatatggacctattcgatcgaaaagggacctattcgtccaaaaaaaaaaacaaacttctacttaatttcggttggtctttttgaattccaatttcaaagttttttcaattcgaaattcgacccttgataaacatgccccttaaagtttaaatgataGTGACACTTCTGAATTTATCATAAACATGTTACTATACCTTTACTGAACCCTCTGGCTGCCTCACTGCAGACCTCCATGCCTCTGCAGGGTCCCCATTCTAGAACTATATTGGCTTCTGACTCGGCTCCTTTCCCAAATTCTCAGTAGTTGAATTTGCACTTTGCAGCCTATCAGGAACACAATTCAACCAAACTTTAACCTGCATAATATGTCCTTATAAACAGAGCTCAATGTTGTCATGAATGATAAGTGGTACTTACTGATGCCATGTTTGTACTattagaaataatgtaccccaggtCAAGAAACATCCAGATGACTTCTATTTGGTAATCCAATTCCTGGTGTTATATAGCTTGGGGCCTTGTATTTGTTGCTGGTTCTTTAATACAGGCTGATATAAATTAACCTTATCCCACCCTGAGATTTATTAACTTGTTTTCCTCTTTGCAGATTGAAAACCTGCCGGCTGAGCTTTTCCTGTGCAAGAAGCTCCGTAGCCTTAACCTGGGTAACAACATCCTGCAGTCTCTGCCTTCACGAGTGGGTGAGCTCACCAACTTGACCCAGATGGAGCTTCGGGGTAACCGTTTAGAATGCCTGCCTGTGGAGCTGGGCGACTGTCAACTTCTAAAGCGCAGTGGTCTTGTAGTAGAGGAAGACTTGTTCAACACGCTCCCCCTGGACGTTAAAGAAAGACTTAGCAAGTCAGAAAAGGAGCAGGTGTGAGAGAGAGATGTGGCTGGGCACCTGTACTGACAAACAAATGAAAGGGAAAGAACTCTTATAAAAAGCCTACAGTTTATTTCTGTGGGTATCTCCAACATGGAAGGAGCTTGTGTACACACCTAGCATGTAGCAACCCTGATCTAAGTCACTGCTTCAGACAGGGGGACATTGTATTACATGGAATTGTTTCCAGCTCTGACCCGGACATACTTGTTCTACTGACACTTGGACAACAAAAATGTTACCATTGGCTCTTTTCTGGCTATTACCAAACCCCCAGGGTGTGGGTTTAAGGATGATTCTTGAAGGACAGGAAGGTCCCCTCCCATTCCTGTTTGTACTCCGGAGGAATCCACAGGCAGCTCCTCACCACTCAAGACTGTCTTTACTCTTTGTTTTAAAACCCTCCTCAGCTCCCTTGTGAAGCTGTATTTGCCAGGATTGCTGGGGCTCCCGTGTCATTAGCTGCAGGCTGTGTGTGCGCCGCTCTCCATTTATAATGAACCTCCGTTTCCTGTCGTTTTGCATGTCCCGAGCTGTTGAGTGGGGGCTTCCCCTGGAACAACAGTACAGCATTCCTTTCTGTACtgcagaattaaggaaaggtgcCAAAACGGAATATTATAGAAACTGCAATTATAATCCATGTCTTTAAGCAGTAAATTTGCAGATTTAAGAGGCCTGAGAAAGTCattggaaattagggatgcaccgaatccaggattcggcctttttcagcaagattcggattccgaatttacataagcaaattaggggtgggaaatactgtgactttttgttacacagcaaggaggtaaaaaatgttttccccttcccatcactaattggcatatgcgaattaggatttggttcagtattcggctgaatctttcgcgaatccaaaatagtggattcctgCATCCCTATTGGAAATGTAAGGCAGTTCCCTATATGTCAGAAGCTAATTTGCAGCCAACTTAACTAATGTCTCATATAACACATTAGGGAGCATGTCCCAAACCCAAGGTCTGAAATTTAGGTGGACCGTGGTTCCCAAGTTAAACCTTGCCACTCTTCATTTTTTGGCACAGCCTCTTAGTTGTTACAGGTTCTGCTATATAGCAGCTAAACGAGGGCATATTGGCATGGCACCCATTACAGGGCAGGACCACACCTGGCATTTCGACTGCTATTCTTTTAAAGTGAATAATTGACAGATGCACAGTAGGGATGTCCATGTTCTTCTGCCCTTGATAATTGATGTTTATGCTGCTTCCATTCCATGCATGTTTTGTGTTGCACAGAGGTTTTATTCTCTGTGCATTCTCTGTGCCACTATAGATAAGGGGGTGCAGCACAAGATAAGAGTGGTGCGGCCCCTGTTTTTGTGCTACAGCAACATACTATACTCTAGATGGCTGGATAACGGCAAGGATTGACTTGTTCACTTTAAACTATTTTTCTTGCTCTTAGTGACCagtcactttttttatttatttatttttttcattttaaccccCATAAAACACAACGCAAAACACTCCCATCACTTCTTTATCAGGGCCAATTCGACTGTGCAATCTCAGCATccgatatatttgttttttgtttcctgaAGGAAGGCTCAGAACAAATAATGGGGCTACTCCCCAACCTCACCATCTAGACTCCCTGGATGGCCCTGTGTTCCACAGTACCCAATGTTAAAGGGCAAAAATGTGCAGCAGGGTGGGTGGCTGCCATGGCTGATCTCATCACGTTCGATCCCTGGCACTGAACTCGAACCCGCAAACATGCATGCTAGAAGTCAGGACCCAATCACGTTCCAGTCCATATGCTCCAAAGGGCAGCACCATAGACGTAATGTGGCTAGACATGGCGGCTGCCAAGCCCACTACAGGGCAGTCTTTAAGAGCCTGGTGCAGTTGGGGATGGCACCCCAAATCACTATCTCTGTTATACAATGTCCCCTTTAATCTCCTATTTAATCATGTGACTTGAAACATTGCTGTTGGTTTGCAAAAGATCTCTATATTGAAACACTCATGCCCCTGGCACTTGCTACAATCAGGGACAAGTGTATTTTGAAGGGTGCAACCAGATCATTGCTTATAATATGGTCACCCAAGAGACTTTAGGGCAGGGGGTGCAAAACCATTTTCTTCCGTAATGGGATCAAAAGGGATATGAATTAGTCAATTTACTTGCTTTCTGCTTGCCTAACCTTTTAAGCAATGGCATTATAGATTCTGCATTAGGTTAAACTTAAAGGATCAAAGAAAGGTATTCAAACTTCTTGGTTCTGGCCCAAAATTCCGTTTGGCTCCCCTAAAATGTTACACGACCCTAGTGGTCACTCTCCTTTATATATTCAAGGATTTGGGCCCAGAACCCAAAAAGTCAAGACATATAACCATTGACACACTTTTCATCCCAAGTGGCTTTCTGCTTAGGCCCCGCCACTCCACTGATCATTGCTCCTCTACCACCCCAACCCTGCAGTTTGGGAATgtctggcttaaaggaacagtatatccatacctccatatgtaataaaaggcactacgtttgcccaggagcagtaaccacagcaaccaatatggtgtttgcttttaaactagTAAATTCTtaatgctgattggctgctatggattaAACTGCACcctggcaaacttttttttttttttattacgttaACCCATTAGTGCACAAACTTCATGTAAGAATGTACCCCTAAATgtgaaaagtaaattacggtgCTTTAGCTGCAGAGCTATAATCTAAAATGCAACAAATTCAAATGACGAGACAGACAGGGCATTGGCTTCTTGCAACCCTTGACTGCATTATGCTGGAGCATGATTTATTTAGGGAGTGCTTGCAGTGTCCATCTGCCAGTGCTGAGCCTTATTGACACTAATTTCTAGTCACTATATTCCAGTTAATGAGCGGAGGGTTTCGTGCATTTGCCTTTAACGTTGCATGCCATTTCCCAGCCCTTTCGCGATCACCTCACATGGGCCTTTGCACATGCATTTCACTTTTAACTtgctatttaatatattttagcgTTTTTAGAaatgtagcctttttttttttatttataattttttttttttttttttaaatttccatagTGATGTTCTGTATGGCATTAATTAATTATTGTGCCTCTTTTAACGGGAGTCTCAGCCCTGGAGTCCAAAGAAATCGGACAGATGTAATGTTGTTGCCACATCCGTCTTCCATGCTCTATGGGTGCTGATCTCCTTTTAGGGCAACATCGCTGCTTGCAATCGATCCTGTGTGTGTATGCGTAAGAGGGAACGGATGCATTGACTCTGTAGCACCGCTCTGCCTGTATCAGGTGTCTATAATCCCACcattttaaaggcaaaatgtATTTCACCTCCTGCAATTTCCTTTCTTACATATTTGGAATAAAACCCACATGGTCTCAAAGTTGATGTTGAGTTGATCCTTAATTGAAAGTAATGCACTTTATACATGCTGAGTGTTTATGGACTTGTGCGGCGGCCATATTGCTTTTGGTGATCAAGGCTTTTTCTCTATTTTTGACTATGCCAAATACGGCAGCCCACCTTTCCAAGTCAGCGGTGCTACCCTTCTTTTGGTGCCCAATATCAgtcaccccatgtgccattgccatgttttttccccctagTCTTACACTGTACTTGCCACGTGTCCTATGACCGAAGGTCTTAAGGAGACGCGAAAAGTAGATGATGAGGGGCACACCCTTGGTCTTAGGCTGCCCTGGCCTGAAAGTATTTGTACAGCCACAAAGCTATTGATGTATAGATAAAGTCTGCCCCCTGCTGGCTGAGATATATAATAGGAATTGTATTTATATCACTAATCACTGCCCAGTGCATGTCCCTGTTTTTTAGTGGGTTTGCAGTTGGCAGGATGCCCCTGGCACACAACGTGATGTCGGATTGATTCTCTTGCAGGCATGGGGAGGGATTGGCTAATCTGAGGGGGACCCAGGAaagcagtaacggaactaggtgggggcgggccctggtgcggggcgtgcagccgggcccaccctcgtccgtgtgatttTTCTCTCGCGCTGCAGCCAACTACAGCCGGGTGCAgcgcgcgatctgccgggggggggggccctgcgggggtgcggtcCCTGGCCCAGATGCACCCCCTGCTCcaccggtagttacgcccctgcaggaAAGTGAATTTGCAGCACCGACTGTACCCCATCAACACTTTGCCTCCATtccttttagggatgcacagaatccagggtTCAGGATTCGGGACGTTTTCAGCGGGATtcggattcaggcgaatccttctgcccggctgaaccgaatccaaatcctaatttgcatatgcaaataaggggcggggagggaaattgcttgactttgtcacaaaacaaggaagtaaaaaaatgttttccccttcccacccctaatttaaatatgatgcaaatgaggatttggttcagtatttggccaaaactttcgcaaaggattctggggtttggctgaatccaaaatagtggattcggtgcatccctagttcttttGGTataaagtcactttttttttaaggggaaggAACTGACATGGGGCTGCACATAATGAGGCTTTTACCTGCTGTAACTTTTTCCTCATATTAGttgcatttttaatgcatttacttTTTTCTCATAGTAAACCTCTCAAAcaatcttttgtttttgttaaaggacaagtaaagccacTAGCCAAATAAGCCACCTTGGATTTTCCAAGAGCAGGGTTGCCAACCAATGAGTGCcaagtagggttaccacctgatggtattttaccggcctgcccggtaaaaatgattgtggatcccaatgttattaatagggaaaaaaaagataaatatataggaaggccagtatttttttccagaaaaggtggcaaccctagtgccaagCAATGAGTGTATACTGCCAGGctatcaggggatgctgggagatgcagTTCTGGAACAGCTTAATTGTCTTTGGTCATACTAAACCTTACATTATACTGACATTAAAACTTAGCATGAGGCAGggtgagacaatttacaatttgttttcatctgttaattgtggttattgagttgctttgcaactctccagtttgcaatttcaaccatctggttgctagggtctagattaccctagaaaccatgcccTGATTTAAATATGCgacaggaatatgaacaggagagaccggaatagaaagatgaataataaaaagtagcaataacaacatgtcatttgtttgttagatggggtccccccccctccccatttgaaagctggaaaaagttggtaattttataataaactaaaatttgacttttaggtcaaccacccctttatgatAATTAACCCTTACACTGCAATTTCCCATGGGCAACCTAATTACCCATATGCTACACGACTGTGAGCAATTGTATTGCAATAGAGACAACCTGCTGGCATTGCTTCTGTCCTTCAACCCCACCCGCCACCTCGGAGACAGACACAGCAGCTGAAAAACTTGCCAAACCAGGTCCAAAGTCTTCCACACCTATGGGAGTGTGGTCACATGATCAGAGTGGGAGGGCAGGGCCCCTCTGCATAGATAATATTTGCTGATTCTGCCTACATAACCCTTCTAGGGCTTTCCTATCTAGGACTCCAGGCTCTTGCTATCTGCTGTAGGCATGGCACCGCTGACTGATGAGCAGGTCCAGAGGGTGAGTGAGAGCTGCCAGGCCATGAGCACAGGGGTTTTACTTCTGATCTACTGGGAACAATTCTCGTTTCTTTCCCTTTAACCCACCCATTATTAGATCTAGCAGCCACCACTTTCAATGCCTTTAACTGCTTATTGCCTTGGCTTATATACTGCTGCTTACACAGAGGCAACTAACCCCCCCCTGCCATCAACATTAGAATGATTCAGTCCAGCCTGCCAGCTTATTGCATGCTCATTCCTAATAGGCTTAAACTGCATCCGATGGATCATTATCTGCCTCACATCTGATTTCCAGCATCTCATGAATCAATGTTGCAGTCAGTCAGTTCTCCAGGTTTCTATATTGTTTCAGGAGCCAGAACCAACAGTGAAGAGACTATAAATAGCCAGATTCTGCTTTTAGTAGTGATTACtttcactacttttttttttggggggggggtgtgcaCAGTAAAAGTTGTGCTAAATTTACACCTCACCCGCTTGAGAAAAGCACAGGCCTGCCATGAAGAACCCCCAGGGCCCCAGCAATAATTCCTGCCCTACAGACTTTTTGTGAccttttgtttttgctcctgttaTTCATTTCCTAAATGTTTCACCCCTCACCATGGATTGAGACTGGCCAGCTGGGGCCCGGGGCAATCATTCACCCAATGTGCAGTAATCAGTGTGGGGAAAGCATGCCCAAAACTCTCTCTGCCTAATGAAATTCATCTGTAAAGGTAATTGAAAGCAGCCCTTGCTTGTTCCCTCtggctctgactcttgaaacaatgtagtaacAATGTTGCTTAGAGTTATATTTTCTTTgggcagaaagaaagaaatattggAATATTGGAGCGGGAAGCAAATCTCCATTCCCATTAACCCTTTTCCTGCCAGCAATCTGGCCAAGGTGGCTCTGCTTGTTTATACAAGTTTCTAGGCAATGCCTTATTTCTGTGTTGTAGCTGTAAAGCCAGAAATGTAGGTACTAAGCTTTTGACAGTGTGTCATTTATTGAAAATCATAGGGAATCCGATCAGCGCAGACATTAACCAATGAGATATCAGTTTTACACAGCTGTACagttctttgccctcaaggagcgctttacaaataaaaatatacatacatacatacacacaactgCCATGCTGCTTGCTTCTTGTAGGCTGCAGTGTTTGTGGCCTCTAAAGGGCTCCGTCACACTGGTTTCCCTAACCCTGAAAGGTGCCATAGAAATCAATGCAATGTgaatgtaaaggtggccagacactggcagattaaagctgctgatattggtcctgTAGACCTtcttggcagtttatctgccagtgtatgttGGTTTATGATAGGtccccccgatcgatatctggccaagatattgaTAGGGGAGTTTTGATTTTTCTGGTGATCGAGGACAGATTCGGGTAGTTGATGCATCCTCATCCCATCAGTGCCCAGTCTCTTTGCTGTAATCcaattgttcggccctagggctgaacgttTGGTTAACCCGATATCACCCTGCCGTTGGtgagcatattggggaaagatctgctcatttggcaacctcgccaaatgagcagatcttattgtgtatggccaccttaacaaaaaGCCAGAGCCCCTCTTGTTTATCCCTGCTGTCACTCAGTTCATGCCTCCTACTTTGCTTATGACTGTGCCCCCTACTAATCAGCACCCTAGGCACCTGTCTTccctgcctacccctggttccaGTCCAGTCCCTTAGCTATCCTGTGATAAATCACTAAGCATAAGTGGGCTGATGGCCGTCGTCTCTGCAGTTCCATAGGGATGGATACCTGGTACTGGAGGGGATCTTTAGCCCCCAGGAGTGTGAGAGGATGAAGCAGGAGATTGGCAAGATTCTGGAAGAAATGGATGTGCCGTCCCATTGCCGCACAGAGTTCAGCACACAGCACGAAGATCAGCTCCATGCCCAGGTCGGCTACTGTGTGTCTTTATAACCGGGTGATCTTTCCCTGCCTACTGGATTGCCTGGTGGCCTCTATAAAGGCTGATCCCCTGCCCTGGCACTTTCTTTCCATGTGCAATTGCAATGATTGTCAGTGAGGATCTTTCTCTGTGCATAGTGCTGCTGTACCACTGACCATGTACAGCAGCTGTATGACTGTAGTTCCCTTTTAATTTCTGTATTAGGACAATAAATGTAGATGTTTCACTTTAGAAGCCGGCACCTGGTAGTTactttttgaacttttttaaagatatattcTTATGGATGATGTAATCCTTTTCGTTATTATGTAGGGTTCAACTTCAGAGTTAAGGCACTGGCAGGCCTGCAGACTTTCACAATTCAGAAATAGGACTCTGGAGAACGAAGGttgctgattcagtgattcatttattcaaaaagtGCATGACATGTATCGAGCCAAATGGCTCTTTCTCTAAGTACCTGAGGAAGAGCCAtttggctcgaaacatgttgtgcactttttgaataaatgaatcactgaatcagcaaccttggttctccagagtcctatttctgaattattttaactttttcccTCACAGGGCAATGCTGATTATTTTATGACCAGCGGAGATAAGATTCGGTTTTTCTTTGAGAAAGGGGTGTTTGATGAGAAAGGTAAGTGATCTCTAACCTAGTGACTCCAGCTCCAGATTCAGTTCCCTCTTGTACTTTAGAATttactttttctagtttttaaaggatatttttacactgcaaaaataatgaatttgaaacggcagcgccacctgctgctcatttTGGCAAACCCCTGTTTGCAGAAAATTAATTTAGTGAGCAGAACAAAGTCTTGTGATtttgctctgctcagaaaatgTTATCAGAGAGGAGTCTTGTGATGTTTTTGTTCTAAGCATATATATACAGAGTAATAACacaataccctcatactgtactgtctaaagggaatcaatatggcacctccctcctcccatatgtataaatacaaatatacagagaaggaatgttctgggcacacaataagctacaccctcatactgtactgtctaagggaatcaatatggcaccttactgctcccatatgtataaatacaaatatacagagaaggaatgttctgggcacactaagctatactgtctaagggaaacaatatgggcAACTGAAAGAATGCATTGTAAAGATAATAAGGAGAGTATGTGAAGCTGTGTTGTCGTTGGTTGAACATGGATGGATTTCACTAGGGTTTTCCATTTATCAGGTAACTTCCTGGTGAAGAGGGAGAAGTCTGTGAATAAGATTGGGCATGGTAAGTGTGCGGCGTGTGCTGTGACCCTACTATCATGGTAACTATAGTGCAACACTGAGAACTGTGGGTTATGTGTCTCCCGTTCCTTCTCTCCAAGCTTTGCACGCTCACAATGCTGTCTTCAAAGAGGCTACCCACAAGGCCCAAGTACAGGTGAGCAATAGGTAGGACCAGAACACATATTGTTGTAATGGAGGTGAAACACTGTATCTGACCGCTCTGCCTCCTTCTCTAGGAGACGGGAAGGCATCTAGGCCTTAAGAAACCTGTCATTGTGCAGAGCATGTACATATTTAAGGTAAGTATGTTCTATATGCCacctttcccagaattccagcacagATACTGGCACCTCAGCAAATAGatgtacatatgtatgtatattttatttgaatatttaagAGGAGCACCCTTTCTGTTTGGCCTGCTGGACTGGCAGAACTCTGTGTTTATGGTGCAGGAAGCTTCTTCTGAGACCTTTCccctaggggtaggcagaagaggcacgtgccggGAGAGCAACAGTCAAGGACAGGGATAAAAAACAGGCCTTGACATTtcaagcacacagaggcccaaacagctcccctccagcacattatatagtgaatatctATCTTGCAGAAGCCGCACTGACATTTGCCCATTCTGGGCCTGGTGAGGAGGGGTGGGCactcttctgtctgcctaccATTAGTTCCAGCCTCTCTGTAGTAGAGGTTGGAGAATTGCATTTAatccactgtctggttgctagggtaccatCTCACGatattgtttgttttgctttacaGCAACCCGGTATTGGAGGCGAAGGTAAGGGGCTACTGGGGCTCTATTTGTTGGGCatgtacaggtgaatggttttAGATacaccatgtttttattttgtgactGATGGTAGGGCCACTGCCTTCCCCCCACTGTAGTTACTAATGCTGGACATGTAAGGATAGATATTGAGGCTATCTAACCAAAGCCTCAACCACTGCAGTCGCTCACTCTGGACATGCATTGGCAGATA
This Xenopus laevis strain J_2021 chromosome 8S, Xenopus_laevis_v10.1, whole genome shotgun sequence DNA region includes the following protein-coding sequences:
- the phyhd1.S gene encoding phytanoyl-CoA dioxygenase domain-containing protein 1; the protein is MAPLTDEQVQRFHRDGYLVLEGIFSPQECERMKQEIGKILEEMDVPSHCRTEFSTQHEDQLHAQGNADYFMTSGDKIRFFFEKGVFDEKGNFLVKREKSVNKIGHALHAHNAVFKEATHKAQVQETGRHLGLKKPVIVQSMYIFKQPGIGGEVTPHQDATFLNTEPLGRIIGFWIAVEDATEENGCLWFIPGSHRAGISRRMVRTPPGTFPLTEFVGKEPKYDEDQFVAAPVPKGGLVLIHGEVVHKSEQNSSPNSRHAYSFHVMESEETKWSPDNWLQATPELPFPSLFT